From Caminibacter mediatlanticus TB-2, the proteins below share one genomic window:
- a CDS encoding ATPase has product MLDINIGVMAIMAILFFITMFFLKIWLFDPLVKFMDEREAKLKNEMELISKNTEETKEIEEEIKTILQLARDDARKTIENAKLKAKEEAEKLKAIKVREIEEAKEALREQLEVEKKKILSELLKDKDELKSLIENKLRTVA; this is encoded by the coding sequence ATGTTAGATATTAACATTGGCGTGATGGCCATTATGGCTATATTATTTTTCATAACGATGTTTTTTTTAAAAATTTGGTTATTTGATCCACTTGTAAAATTTATGGATGAAAGAGAAGCAAAATTAAAAAATGAGATGGAATTAATCTCTAAAAACACAGAAGAAACAAAAGAAATTGAAGAAGAAATTAAAACGATTCTACAATTAGCAAGAGATGATGCAAGAAAAACTATTGAAAATGCAAAATTAAAAGCAAAAGAAGAAGCTGAAAAATTAAAAGCTATAAAAGTTAGAGAAATAGAAGAAGCAAAAGAGGCTTTAAGAGAGCAATTAGAAGTTGAAAAGAAAAAAATTCTTAGTGAGTTATTAAAAGATAAAGATGAATTAAAATCTCTAATTGAAAATAAATTAAGGACTGTAGCATGA
- the tolB gene encoding Tol-Pal system protein TolB: MKKILLTIILLFNITFSKEFVITKYLENKPVISIKYSGPQEVKKILDMDIKVLDHFEISNNTPYKFIFNYNKIKKTLTVEYQKDSNTILIKRYHSNTYAFFPFLVHRAVYDINEFFKLPSAKFLIRKVIYSLLVAPKEANIYLADYTLSYKRRLLAGGLNVFPKWADNKQTTIYFTRYERKPVLYKFNIYTGKKEKILSSQGMLIVSDVKDNKLLLTLAPNGQPDVYLFDLNTKKLTKITNYQGIDVNGKFWGDKIIFVSDRYGNPYVFQKDLTTGAVSRVLYHGKNQVGVDTYMDNLVISTRETANAFKPNTFNLFLVNANDDSLKRLTMNGQNMFPNFSVDGNSIMFIKRVNFSSKIGIIRLEENKVFYYPLRKTLQSFDW, from the coding sequence ATGAAAAAAATACTCTTAACAATTATTTTATTATTTAATATTACATTTTCAAAAGAATTTGTTATTACTAAATATTTAGAAAATAAGCCAGTAATTAGTATAAAATATTCTGGCCCCCAAGAAGTAAAAAAAATCTTAGATATGGATATTAAAGTATTAGACCATTTTGAGATTAGTAATAATACACCATATAAATTTATTTTTAATTATAATAAAATCAAGAAAACTTTAACTGTTGAATATCAAAAAGACTCTAATACAATTTTAATAAAAAGATATCATTCAAATACATATGCGTTTTTTCCTTTTTTAGTTCATAGAGCTGTTTATGATATTAATGAATTTTTTAAATTGCCAAGTGCTAAATTTTTAATTAGAAAAGTAATATATTCTTTGTTAGTTGCACCAAAAGAAGCAAATATCTATTTGGCTGATTATACGCTTTCATATAAAAGAAGACTTTTAGCTGGGGGACTTAATGTATTTCCAAAATGGGCAGATAATAAACAAACAACAATATATTTTACAAGATACGAAAGAAAACCAGTTTTATATAAATTTAATATTTATACAGGCAAAAAAGAAAAAATATTATCTTCTCAGGGGATGTTAATAGTATCAGATGTTAAAGATAACAAATTATTATTAACACTTGCTCCAAATGGACAACCTGATGTATATTTATTTGACTTAAATACTAAAAAACTAACTAAGATAACAAATTATCAAGGTATTGATGTAAATGGTAAATTTTGGGGAGATAAAATTATTTTTGTATCAGATAGATATGGAAACCCATATGTATTTCAAAAAGACTTAACAACAGGTGCAGTAAGTAGAGTATTATATCATGGTAAAAATCAAGTAGGTGTTGATACATATATGGATAATTTAGTTATTTCTACAAGAGAGACAGCCAATGCTTTTAAGCCAAATACATTTAATTTATTTTTAGTAAATGCAAATGATGATTCACTTAAAAGGCTTACTATGAATGGTCAAAATATGTTTCCAAATTTTTCAGTAGATGGAAATTCAATTATGTTTATAAAACGTGTTAATTTTTCAAGTAAAATTGGTATAATACGATTAGAGGAGAATAAAGTTTTTTATTATCCACTTAGAAAAACGTTGCAATCATTTGATTGGTAA
- a CDS encoding F0F1 ATP synthase subunit delta: protein MIVDKYVKALLLSLNENEVVEVYEAVAKLSLVAKEPKFILLVKSPLLTVDEKVDFLSKTAECENSKFKNFLRILIENKRIDLIKEIYKKLYAEVSKMFNTYAGTVIGKVSEDTLKAIEDKLSKEFNATIKLKLKDEDLKGIKVLVDVLDVEIAVVEDRIKQNLIDTIIKAI, encoded by the coding sequence ATGATAGTAGATAAGTATGTAAAAGCATTACTTTTAAGCTTAAATGAAAATGAAGTAGTAGAAGTTTACGAAGCAGTTGCAAAACTTAGTTTAGTTGCAAAAGAGCCAAAATTTATTTTATTAGTAAAATCTCCTTTACTAACAGTAGATGAAAAAGTAGATTTTTTGTCTAAAACAGCTGAATGTGAAAATAGTAAATTTAAAAACTTTTTAAGAATTCTAATTGAAAATAAGAGAATTGATTTAATAAAAGAGATTTATAAAAAACTTTATGCAGAAGTTTCAAAAATGTTTAACACATATGCTGGTACGGTTATAGGTAAAGTATCAGAAGATACTTTAAAAGCTATTGAAGATAAATTATCAAAAGAATTTAATGCAACAATAAAGCTTAAATTAAAAGATGAAGATTTAAAAGGTATTAAAGTTTTAGTTGATGTATTAGATGTTGAAATAGCTGTTGTAGAAGATAGAATTAAACAAAATTTAATAGATACAATTATAAAAGCAATTTAA
- a CDS encoding OmpA family protein — MKKTGLGIGLAALLFFAGCSKQPNLENAQMQENNATVQEQMTNQQQVVTQPETVNTENANVQEENLTATTVTVSKMQNNQEFAKKLASIVVYFDFDKYNIRPDQWPKVEKLAKLIKENPSNYTVRIEGNCDEWGTEEYNYALGLKRANSVKNALIKLGVDPKKLTIISYGELNPVCTAHAKWCWRLNRRDNFTYLP, encoded by the coding sequence ATGAAAAAAACTGGATTAGGAATAGGTTTAGCAGCATTACTTTTTTTTGCGGGATGTTCTAAACAACCAAACTTAGAAAATGCACAAATGCAAGAAAATAATGCAACAGTTCAAGAACAAATGACAAATCAACAACAAGTTGTAACTCAACCTGAAACTGTAAATACTGAAAACGCAAATGTTCAAGAAGAAAACTTAACTGCAACAACTGTAACAGTTTCTAAAATGCAAAATAATCAAGAATTTGCAAAAAAATTAGCAAGCATTGTTGTTTATTTTGACTTTGATAAATATAATATTAGACCTGACCAATGGCCAAAAGTTGAGAAACTTGCAAAACTAATTAAAGAAAATCCAAGTAATTATACAGTTAGAATAGAGGGTAATTGTGATGAGTGGGGTACAGAAGAGTATAACTATGCTTTAGGTCTTAAAAGAGCTAATAGTGTAAAAAATGCATTAATTAAACTTGGTGTGGATCCTAAAAAATTAACAATTATTAGTTATGGAGAATTAAATCCTGTTTGTACAGCCCATGCTAAATGGTGTTGGAGATTAAATAGAAGAGATAATTTCACATATCTTCCATAA
- the atpD gene encoding F0F1 ATP synthase subunit beta has translation MEGKVIQVLGPVIDVEFDGNKVPEINEALIVEFEAEGEKKKVVLEVAAQIGDNVVRTIAMDLTDGLTRGEKVVATGAPIKVPVGEAVLGRIFNVTGDVIDEGEPIPADVERWSIHRDPPPFEEQSTKMEIFETGIKVVDLLCPYMKGGKTGLFGGAGVGKTVIIMELIHNVAYKHSGYSVFAGVGERTREGNDLYHEMKESGVLDKVALCYGQMNEPPGCRNRVAMTGLTMAEYFRDVENRDVLMFIDNIFRFAQAGAEMSALLGRIPSAVGYQPTLATEMGRLQERITSTKKGSITSIQAVYVPADDLTDPAPASVFAHLDATTVLNRKIAEKGIYPAVDPLDSTSRILDPQIVGERHYKVARGVQEVLQKYKDLQDIIAILGMDELSEEDKLIVQRARKIEKFLSQPFFVAKVFTGADGRYVELEKTIEGFEKILNGEVDDLPENAFYMVGDLDEAIEKAKKMQQKA, from the coding sequence ATGGAAGGTAAAGTAATACAAGTTTTAGGTCCTGTTATTGACGTTGAATTTGACGGCAATAAAGTTCCTGAAATTAACGAAGCATTAATTGTAGAGTTTGAAGCAGAAGGTGAAAAGAAAAAAGTTGTACTTGAAGTAGCAGCTCAAATTGGAGATAATGTTGTTAGAACAATTGCAATGGATTTAACTGATGGTTTAACAAGAGGAGAAAAAGTTGTAGCTACTGGTGCTCCTATTAAAGTACCTGTTGGTGAAGCTGTACTTGGAAGAATATTCAATGTAACAGGTGATGTTATTGATGAAGGTGAACCAATTCCGGCTGATGTGGAAAGATGGTCAATTCATAGAGACCCACCTCCATTTGAAGAGCAATCTACTAAAATGGAAATTTTTGAGACTGGTATTAAAGTAGTTGATTTATTATGTCCATATATGAAGGGTGGAAAAACTGGTTTATTTGGTGGTGCAGGAGTTGGTAAAACAGTTATTATTATGGAATTAATTCATAATGTTGCTTATAAACATAGCGGGTACTCTGTATTTGCAGGAGTTGGTGAAAGAACAAGAGAAGGGAATGACCTTTACCATGAAATGAAAGAGAGTGGAGTACTTGATAAAGTTGCACTGTGCTATGGTCAAATGAATGAACCTCCTGGATGTAGAAATAGAGTTGCAATGACTGGTCTTACAATGGCTGAATATTTTAGAGATGTTGAAAACAGAGATGTTTTAATGTTTATAGATAACATTTTTAGATTTGCACAAGCTGGTGCAGAAATGTCAGCACTTCTTGGTAGAATTCCAAGTGCAGTTGGATACCAACCAACACTTGCAACTGAAATGGGAAGATTGCAAGAGAGAATTACTTCAACTAAAAAAGGAAGTATTACATCAATTCAAGCAGTATATGTACCAGCAGATGACTTAACAGACCCAGCACCAGCAAGTGTTTTTGCACATTTAGATGCAACAACAGTTCTTAACAGAAAAATTGCAGAAAAAGGTATTTACCCAGCAGTTGACCCACTTGATTCAACAAGTAGAATTCTTGACCCTCAAATTGTTGGTGAGAGACATTATAAAGTAGCAAGAGGGGTACAAGAAGTATTACAAAAATATAAAGACCTACAAGATATTATTGCAATTTTAGGTATGGATGAATTAAGTGAAGAAGATAAACTTATTGTTCAAAGAGCAAGAAAAATAGAAAAATTCTTATCACAACCATTCTTTGTTGCAAAAGTATTTACAGGTGCAGATGGTAGATATGTAGAACTTGAAAAAACAATTGAAGGATTTGAAAAAATCTTAAATGGTGAAGTAGATGATTTACCAGAAAATGCTTTCTATATGGTAGGAGATTTAGACGAAGCAATTGAAAAAGCTAAAAAGATGCAACAAAAGGCATAA
- a CDS encoding ParA family protein has protein sequence MIEIISVANQKGGVGKTTTAVNLAASLAIADKKVLLIDADPQANATSSLGFYKNDYEYNLYHVLIGSKNINDVILNTNLPTLDLIPSNIGLVGIEREFDYLEDKELILRKRIKDLNINYDYIIIDTPPTLGLITINALNASDSVIIPIQTEFFALEGLAQLMKTIKLLQHTTNPKLQIKGLLPTMYSSKNNLSKQVLADIIRHFREKLFIDKEGNFLVIPRNVRLAEAPSFGKPILLYDIKSKGAVAYEMLAKKILESAE, from the coding sequence ATGATAGAGATTATATCAGTAGCAAATCAAAAAGGTGGTGTTGGTAAAACAACAACGGCAGTAAATTTAGCAGCAAGTTTAGCAATTGCAGATAAAAAAGTATTATTAATAGATGCAGACCCCCAAGCAAATGCAACATCATCTCTTGGATTTTATAAAAATGATTATGAATATAATTTGTATCATGTTTTAATTGGCAGTAAAAATATTAACGATGTTATATTAAATACAAATTTACCAACGCTTGATTTAATTCCTTCAAATATTGGGCTTGTTGGAATTGAAAGAGAGTTTGATTATTTAGAAGATAAAGAGTTAATTTTAAGAAAAAGAATAAAAGATTTAAATATTAATTATGATTATATAATTATTGACACTCCACCTACTCTTGGACTTATTACTATTAATGCACTTAATGCAAGTGATAGTGTAATAATTCCAATTCAAACTGAATTTTTTGCACTTGAAGGATTAGCTCAACTTATGAAAACAATTAAACTTTTACAACATACAACAAATCCTAAATTACAAATTAAAGGATTGCTCCCAACTATGTATTCAAGTAAAAACAATCTTTCAAAACAGGTTTTAGCAGATATTATTAGACATTTTAGAGAAAAACTTTTTATAGATAAAGAGGGGAATTTTTTAGTCATTCCAAGAAATGTAAGACTTGCTGAAGCTCCAAGTTTTGGTAAACCTATTTTACTTTATGATATTAAAAGTAAAGGTGCTGTTGCATATGAGATGCTTGCAAAAAAAATTTTGGAGAGTGCTGAATGA
- the atpG gene encoding ATP synthase F1 subunit gamma, whose amino-acid sequence MATLKELKAKINSVKNTQKTTRAMKLVSTAKLKRAEEALLMSREYARKIDEVIKEISSKLASIKDSINLRAFAHIEKHEKVDLIVVTADKGLCGGFNIQTIKATLKKIEELKKNNIKIRLKVVGKKAIEYFRFVGIEMYEEYIGLSSAPNYEKAAEVIEKSYEDFVNENIDNIILIHNGYVNKLTQQVHVQELLPVEVETEPKNEFLEVEPEDDYEVILESLVKKYLEYTMYYSLLDSLAGEHSARMQAMDAATNNAQEMVRQLTLQFNKVRQENVTRELIEIVTAIEAMKKK is encoded by the coding sequence ATGGCAACTTTAAAAGAACTAAAAGCAAAAATAAATAGTGTTAAAAACACACAAAAAACAACACGAGCTATGAAGCTCGTATCTACTGCTAAATTAAAAAGAGCAGAAGAAGCTTTATTAATGTCAAGAGAATATGCAAGAAAAATAGATGAAGTTATAAAAGAAATATCATCAAAACTTGCTTCAATTAAAGATAGTATAAATTTAAGAGCTTTTGCTCATATAGAAAAACATGAAAAAGTTGATTTAATTGTTGTAACTGCCGATAAAGGTTTATGTGGAGGTTTTAATATACAAACTATTAAGGCTACACTTAAAAAAATAGAAGAATTAAAAAAGAATAATATAAAAATTAGATTAAAAGTTGTTGGAAAAAAAGCAATTGAATATTTTAGATTTGTTGGTATTGAAATGTATGAAGAATATATTGGTCTAAGCTCAGCACCAAATTATGAAAAAGCAGCAGAAGTAATTGAAAAATCTTACGAAGATTTCGTAAATGAAAATATTGATAATATTATTTTAATCCACAATGGTTATGTAAATAAATTAACTCAACAAGTACATGTACAAGAACTATTACCTGTTGAAGTTGAAACTGAACCAAAAAATGAATTTTTAGAAGTAGAACCTGAGGATGATTATGAAGTAATATTAGAAAGTCTTGTAAAAAAATATTTAGAATATACAATGTATTATAGTTTACTTGATTCATTAGCAGGTGAACATAGTGCAAGAATGCAAGCAATGGATGCTGCAACAAATAATGCACAAGAAATGGTAAGACAATTAACACTTCAATTTAACAAAGTAAGACAAGAAAACGTTACAAGAGAACTTATAGAAATTGTTACAGCTATTGAAGCTATGAAGAAAAAATAA
- the atpA gene encoding F0F1 ATP synthase subunit alpha produces MVQEITQIIKERIENFELKVDVEEVGKVIYSADGIAKVYGLTKVMAGEMVEFETGEKGLVFNLETDNVGVVVLGKGTDIVEGSTVKRLGRLISVPVGEALIGRVVNALGEPIDGKGEIEATEYRYVEEKAPGIMARKSVHEPLQTGIKAIDALVPIGRGQRELIIGDRQTGKTTVAIDTILNQKGQDVICIYVAIGQKQSTVANIVRILEEHGAMDYTIVVNASASEAASLKFLAPYSGVTMGEYFRDNGRHALIVYDDLSKHADAYREMSLLLRRPPGREAYPGDVFYLHSRLLERAAKLNDKLGAGSLTALPIIETKGGDVAAYIPTNVISITDGQIFLETNLFNKGIRPAINVGLSVSRVGGAAQIKAMKQVAGTLRLELAQYRELEAFAQFASDLDEASRKQLERGQRLVEILKQPAHQPLPVEKQVVIIYAGTRGYLDDIPVKAVRKFEEELYPFIETKYPQIFENIRTKQKIDDETEDLIKKALEEFKAQFSPEG; encoded by the coding sequence GTGGTACAGGAAATCACGCAAATTATTAAAGAGAGAATAGAAAACTTTGAATTAAAAGTAGATGTAGAAGAAGTTGGAAAAGTAATCTATTCAGCAGATGGGATTGCAAAAGTTTATGGTCTTACAAAAGTTATGGCTGGTGAAATGGTTGAATTTGAAACAGGTGAAAAAGGTTTAGTATTCAACCTTGAAACTGATAATGTAGGTGTAGTTGTACTTGGAAAAGGTACTGATATTGTAGAAGGAAGCACAGTAAAAAGACTTGGTAGATTAATTTCAGTACCAGTTGGTGAAGCACTTATAGGAAGAGTTGTTAATGCATTAGGTGAGCCTATTGATGGAAAAGGTGAAATTGAAGCTACTGAATATAGATATGTAGAAGAAAAAGCACCTGGAATTATGGCAAGAAAATCTGTTCATGAGCCACTTCAAACTGGTATTAAAGCAATTGATGCATTAGTTCCAATTGGAAGAGGACAAAGAGAGTTAATTATTGGTGATAGACAAACAGGTAAAACTACTGTTGCAATTGATACAATCTTAAATCAAAAAGGTCAAGATGTAATTTGTATATATGTTGCAATTGGACAAAAACAATCAACTGTTGCAAATATTGTAAGAATTCTTGAAGAACATGGTGCAATGGATTATACAATTGTTGTAAATGCATCAGCATCAGAAGCAGCATCACTTAAATTTTTAGCACCATATTCAGGTGTAACTATGGGTGAATATTTTAGAGATAATGGAAGACATGCATTAATAGTTTATGATGATTTAAGTAAACATGCTGATGCTTATAGAGAAATGTCACTTCTTCTTAGAAGACCTCCAGGAAGAGAAGCGTATCCAGGTGATGTATTTTATCTTCATAGTAGATTGCTTGAAAGAGCTGCAAAACTTAATGATAAACTTGGTGCGGGAAGTTTAACTGCACTTCCAATTATTGAAACAAAAGGTGGAGATGTTGCAGCATACATTCCAACTAACGTAATTTCAATTACAGATGGACAGATTTTCTTAGAAACAAATCTATTTAATAAAGGTATAAGACCTGCAATTAATGTTGGGTTATCAGTATCAAGGGTTGGTGGTGCAGCTCAAATTAAAGCTATGAAACAAGTAGCAGGTACACTTAGACTTGAACTTGCACAATATAGAGAACTTGAAGCATTCGCACAATTTGCAAGTGATTTAGATGAAGCAAGTAGAAAACAACTTGAAAGAGGACAAAGATTAGTAGAAATCTTAAAACAACCTGCTCATCAACCATTACCAGTAGAAAAACAAGTTGTAATAATCTATGCTGGTACAAGAGGATATTTAGATGATATTCCTGTAAAAGCTGTTAGAAAATTTGAAGAAGAACTATATCCATTCATTGAGACTAAATATCCACAAATTTTTGAAAACATTAGAACTAAACAAAAAATTGATGATGAAACTGAAGATTTAATTAAAAAAGCTTTAGAAGAGTTCAAGGCTCAATTTAGTCCAGAAGGATAA
- the atpC gene encoding ATP synthase F1 subunit epsilon — MKIDIVTPLGRIFQGEIKEATFPGIDGEFGVLDGHLPLVTNLKPGVITLKKDNGNEEVIAINWGYVEVTPEHINVLAEGAVPVTGSSESEIAEAIERAKKLIQEAADSDVLAAAVASKIENAARNI, encoded by the coding sequence ATGAAAATTGATATTGTAACTCCACTTGGAAGAATTTTCCAAGGGGAAATAAAAGAAGCAACTTTTCCTGGGATTGATGGTGAGTTTGGTGTATTAGATGGACACTTACCATTAGTTACAAATTTAAAGCCAGGCGTAATTACGTTAAAAAAAGATAATGGAAATGAAGAAGTAATTGCTATAAATTGGGGATATGTAGAAGTGACTCCTGAGCATATTAATGTTTTAGCAGAAGGTGCAGTACCTGTTACGGGAAGTAGTGAGAGTGAAATTGCTGAAGCAATTGAAAGAGCTAAAAAATTAATACAAGAAGCTGCTGATTCTGATGTTTTAGCAGCAGCAGTTGCATCGAAAATAGAAAATGCTGCCAGAAATATCTAA
- a CDS encoding MotA/TolQ/ExbB proton channel family protein: MLPEISKILSNPINLIVLGWLGIYLFFVFFVFFYKYISLFIWIKKEEEALNSLLISELFPMNSSLYSCLEKANKPNKYTFDACIEGARKKANNGLVFLSIVASTAPFIGLFGTVVGILNAFAGMQSVTTINMIAPAIADALIATAIGIIVAVPAYTFHQILSKKVEDLILTLKMQRDMYLSK; this comes from the coding sequence ATGCTGCCAGAAATATCTAAAATACTAAGTAATCCTATAAACTTAATTGTTTTAGGATGGCTAGGTATTTATCTTTTTTTTGTCTTTTTTGTCTTTTTTTATAAATATATTTCTTTATTTATTTGGATAAAAAAAGAAGAAGAAGCTTTAAATTCTTTATTAATTAGCGAATTATTTCCAATGAATTCTTCATTATATTCTTGTTTAGAAAAAGCTAATAAACCAAATAAATATACTTTTGATGCTTGTATTGAAGGTGCAAGAAAAAAAGCAAATAATGGTCTTGTGTTTTTAAGCATTGTTGCTTCAACTGCGCCTTTTATTGGATTATTTGGTACTGTTGTTGGAATTTTAAATGCTTTTGCTGGAATGCAAAGTGTTACTACTATTAATATGATTGCACCTGCAATAGCAGATGCACTAATTGCAACTGCAATAGGTATTATAGTAGCAGTACCTGCTTATACTTTTCATCAAATATTATCTAAAAAAGTTGAAGATTTAATTTTAACTTTAAAAATGCAAAGGGATATGTATTTAAGCAAATGA
- a CDS encoding ParB/RepB/Spo0J family partition protein — protein sequence MKRLGRGLGAILEDAEAGYLKDLPNSGVSEIDVLKIKSNPFQPRREFNEESINELAESIKKHGLIQPIIVIKDKKDDNYILVAGERRLKATKKLGKDKIKAIIVDYTVDDLREYALIENIQREDLSPIEIALSLYELIKKHGYTHDELAKNLGKSRAYITNMLRILNLPEEVIEKIRKKELSLGHAKVLVSLSNEKTKEIAEKILKENLSVRETEKLVKKIKENKKDDYLNEDIIKITEKLKENDIKVEIGKDFIKLKYKNDTDLEKLKKLLGINN from the coding sequence ATGAAAAGGCTTGGTAGAGGACTTGGAGCTATTTTAGAAGATGCAGAAGCTGGTTATCTTAAAGATTTGCCAAATAGCGGTGTTAGTGAAATTGACGTATTAAAAATAAAATCTAATCCTTTTCAACCAAGAAGAGAATTTAATGAAGAATCTATCAATGAATTAGCAGAATCAATTAAAAAACACGGTCTAATCCAGCCAATTATAGTTATTAAAGATAAAAAAGATGATAATTATATTTTAGTTGCAGGAGAGAGAAGGCTTAAAGCAACAAAAAAACTTGGTAAAGATAAAATAAAAGCAATAATTGTTGATTATACAGTGGATGATTTAAGAGAATATGCTTTAATTGAAAATATACAAAGAGAAGATTTATCTCCTATTGAAATTGCTCTTTCTTTATATGAACTAATCAAAAAACATGGTTATACTCATGATGAATTAGCTAAAAATTTAGGAAAAAGTAGAGCATATATTACAAATATGCTTAGAATCTTAAATCTCCCAGAAGAAGTTATAGAAAAAATTAGAAAAAAAGAGTTAAGTTTAGGACATGCAAAAGTGCTTGTTAGTTTATCTAATGAAAAAACTAAAGAAATAGCCGAAAAAATTTTAAAAGAAAATTTATCAGTACGAGAAACTGAAAAATTAGTAAAAAAAATAAAAGAGAATAAAAAAGATGATTATTTAAATGAAGATATCATAAAAATAACAGAAAAATTAAAAGAAAATGATATAAAAGTAGAAATTGGAAAAGATTTTATTAAGTTAAAGTATAAAAATGATACAGATTTAGAAAAATTAAAAAAACTTTTAGGTATTAATAATTAG
- a CDS encoding F0F1 ATP synthase subunit B, which produces MKKLLFLSILSVATVFASEAANQTDIIPRTINFIIFAAILYYLLADKIKKFFKERKENIAKRFQEIESKLNEVKTRKEALKAELEQTKKLAEEIRENAKKEAEFIEKQILTKVEEEIKTLQKYFEEYKENEIKKNKQEAIKTFLEEVLKDVHISSEDAAKLILKAA; this is translated from the coding sequence ATGAAGAAACTACTGTTTTTATCTATTTTAAGTGTAGCAACAGTTTTTGCAAGTGAAGCTGCTAATCAGACAGATATAATTCCAAGAACAATTAACTTTATTATATTTGCAGCAATTTTATATTATCTTTTAGCTGATAAAATTAAAAAATTTTTTAAAGAGAGAAAGGAAAATATAGCAAAAAGATTTCAAGAAATTGAATCAAAACTAAATGAAGTTAAAACAAGAAAAGAAGCTTTAAAAGCTGAACTTGAACAAACTAAAAAATTAGCAGAAGAGATTAGAGAAAATGCTAAAAAAGAAGCTGAGTTCATTGAAAAACAAATTTTAACTAAGGTTGAAGAAGAAATTAAAACGCTTCAAAAATATTTTGAAGAATATAAAGAAAATGAAATTAAGAAAAATAAACAAGAAGCTATTAAAACTTTCTTAGAAGAAGTATTAAAAGATGTGCATATTTCAAGTGAAGATGCAGCTAAATTAATATTAAAGGCAGCATAA
- a CDS encoding ExbD/TolR family protein, whose product MKKPELNITPFVDIMLVLLAILMVSVTVSTYQEKNVNLPEGSKTTPAVKKATITITIPNSSYAIVNQQKIPLNDFLENFNLKYGNFNKNALVYIAADKNIKYDTFMKVYAAVVKSGFTQIGLLTK is encoded by the coding sequence ATGAAAAAGCCAGAACTTAATATAACACCTTTTGTAGATATAATGTTGGTTTTACTTGCAATATTGATGGTTTCTGTTACAGTCTCTACGTATCAAGAAAAAAATGTTAATTTACCAGAAGGTAGTAAAACTACACCAGCAGTAAAAAAAGCAACAATTACAATTACTATTCCTAATTCTTCTTATGCTATTGTTAATCAACAAAAAATTCCTCTTAATGATTTTTTAGAAAATTTTAATTTAAAATATGGAAATTTTAATAAAAATGCATTAGTATATATAGCTGCTGATAAAAATATAAAATATGATACCTTTATGAAGGTATATGCAGCAGTGGTAAAATCTGGATTTACTCAAATAGGATTATTAACTAAATGA